The DNA segment GGGTCGAGTAGGCTTAGTGACTTCGTTGCAAAAGACGCTGAACATTGTTGACGCTGCTCTGCAAAAAAAAGCCTACGGTCTGGTCGTACTCCAGGCCGAACATCTGAACTCCATCGCCGACTATTTCGTGATCGCCACCGGCCGCTCGGACATCCAGGTCCAGGCGATCGCCGAGGGGATAGACCAGCGCCTGGACGGCGACGGCGAGCATCCGCTGGGAGTCGAGGGCCTCGCCCATGGCTACTGGGTGGTAATGGATTACGACGACGTGGTGGTCCACATCTTTTACGAGCCGGTGCGCGACCTCTACCGCCTGGAGACCAATTGGACCGACGCCCGGCAAGTGCCGCTGCCCGAGCCGTTCTCCTCGCTGGCGCGCCAGCTCAGCGTCTCCGCCTGAGCCGGCACCCGCCTGGGATTAAAAGCCCTTGCGCCGCATCCAGTTGGCAAGAAGATCCATCGCCTGGTTGTGCACCTCGGGTTGGGTGTGGACGAAATGGTGGGCGCCGGCGACCGTCACCAGCTCCTTGTCCGAGTGGCTGACCGCTTCGTAATAGCCTTTGGAGTAACGCGGAAAGACGCCTTCGTCGGCGCCGAAATTGACGATGAAGAACGGCTTGGAGATGCGCGAGGCGTGGTGGTAGCCGTCCGCGTTGCTCGCCGACAGGCTCCATTGGCTCAGCCACGAGCGATAAGTAGAGCATCGCGCCATCCCGCCGTAGGCATTGCGATTGACCGTCCGCAGGTCGCCGCGGTAGGTCGAAGCGCTGGTCCCGGTGGTGCGCTCGGAGGGATCGACGGCCGGGTCCAGAAAACACAGGTCTGCGTTGGTTCGATATACCGGAAATTGCAGATCCTCCCCGCCGTCGCCCAGTTGTTTCAACTCCGCCAGCTTGGCCCAGCACCAGCGCGTGATGCGATGGTTGCGCTCCTCCTGCGCCGCCCGGTAGCGGGCAATGAACTCGGGTGAATAGGGCGGTCCGTTGCGCGGATCGTACATGTCCAGTGAGGAATCGGTGGCGTGCGGATCGCTTTCGTCTACCACCGAGGGATCGAGCGAATCGGTGAGTACGCGCGGCCGGCCGGGATGGGCGGCGACGAGGATGATCCCGTCGGCGGAGGGCAATTCCTCCCGTGTCAGATCGGGCGGATCGCCGGCGGGAGTCGAGGTGATGGTCGGGCTTTCGGCCTGGCTTTGGTAGGTCGTCACCACCGAGCCGCCGCCGCTGCTGCCGATCAGCACGACGTTCTCGAAGCCGCGCTGGCGCGCGAACCGGACCGCGCCGCCCAGGTCCAGCAATAGCTCTTCCATGAACAGGCGCGAATCGTTGCCATAGAAGCGATGGGCCATGCCGATAGCCGCAAAGCCCCGATCTACCATCGCGCGCAATGTGGGATGCAGAAGGGAGGCGGCGGTGGGATGCAGACCGATAACCACGGTGCGCGGCCGCTTGCCCGCGGGCAGATGGAGAGCCACGTGAACCCGGGGATAAAGGCCGAGGAAATCGCTGAAGGACTCGTGCTCGGGCTTGCTCGTCGTTGGCACCCGAAGCAATTCGACGGTGGGCATTGTCTGACCTCGCGGGGCTGGGATTGGCGCTGGGCCGGCCGTGGCCGGTAATCGGCTGCCGGATTGTAGTTGACATTACCGCCCGCAGGCAAAGCGCCTGCGGAAAAGAAGCCGCGCCGAGTCATACGCTGCATCTTAATGCCGGGCAGGTGTCGCCATCTGAACCGTTCGCCTCGCCGGCGCGACAGCTCGCCGTCTCCGCCTGAGCCGGGCGGCGCGATCCAGCCCTGGGGCATTAGGTTGGCGCGCCGGCGAATCCCGATGCGGAAGCAGCTACGTCATCTCGTCAAAATCGCGATCCTGGATAACTAGCCCGGGACCGCTGAAACGGCCTGTCTGGATGGAACGGCGCGTTCTGGCGCAATTAGCGCGCGCGGCTTTCGTGGGCTATAGCTAACCGGCGAAAAATCCGAACCTTTTAGCGGACGGTGGGCCTATAGACGCCTTGAGCGGCCAAAAAGGAAATTTCGACTTAAAGATTTTTTATATATATGAACGTATGCTATAAAATGCATCATGAAGCATTTTGACCGTCCTGGTCTGTTGCGGTTTGCGTTCGCTTTCACCGCTCTGGTAACTGCAGCTTGCAATAGCTCAAGTTCCGGGAAATCGCCCACTCCCACGCCCACCATCACCTCAAGCTCCACGGCGACGGCGACCCCTACGGCGAGCGCAACCGCGACTGCGACTCGCACCGGCACCGCGACGGCGACTTCAACCACGACCACCACCGCCACCACCACGGCAACTGCGACCGCGACGGCGAGCGCAACTTCCACCGCCACCGCGACCTCGACGGCAACCCCCACGGCCTCCGCGAGCGCGACGCCTTCGCCGACGCCCGCCTGCGCAACCGGCACGGTTCCCTATACCTTCGTCAACAGCAATTCATACCCGGTGTGGCTGGCGGAGTTTTACCAGGGCTCGGGTAGTGTCGCGAGTAACGTAATCGTGCCGTCGGGCAACAATTGGGAGTTGGCGGCCAGCCAGTCGGTTGCGCTGTGCATGCCCACCGGCTGGAGCGGGCGATTCTGGGCGCGGACCGAGTGCGATTTCGACTCCCTGTTCCAGAACGATCCAGGATTCGGTACGTCGTGCACCTCCAACAGCGACTGCGCGAACTTCCCGGGCACTTCCTGCTTCGGCGGCAAATGCATGCTCAACTGTACGTCCGGTGCGCAGGGGAACACTTTTTGTCAAGGTACGGGGGGGCTCAACAACCCCAATGCGATTTGCGTGTCCGAAGCGGGGCAATCATTCTGTGCCTATCCCTCGGGGACCGTATGCAAGACCGGCGATTGCGGTTTCGGACTGTATCAGTGTCAGGGACAATGGAACGGTTCGCCATACGGCGTAACGGGCGATGCGCCGGCGTCGTTGTTCGAAGCAACCATTGTAAGTAATAGCTCGGTAAACTTCGACGTAAGCCTGGTTTCCGGTTATAACACCGCGATCAAGGCGGTGCCGTCGGCGGCAAGTTGTTACGCTCCCCAATGTAATTCCGATCTGAATTCGGCTTGCCCAACCAATCTGCAGGTGACCGAGGCACCCTCGGCCAGGCCCGGGCCGATTCCATGCGGGAGCGGTACCTTCTGTCAAAGCGGCGCCTGCGTAAACAATCAGTGCGTTATCGGTTGCAACGATCCGGGCGATCAGTGCGCCGCTTCCAATCCTCCGGCAGGGCTGCAGTGCAACACCGTCGTACCCAGCGGGGATGGGTCCACTTATTTCGACATGTACGAGGCGGCCAACAAGAGCGGTAAAGTCTCTGGCCCCATCGGCGCCGCGATGTCGTCGGGGAACCAGGGCACGCCGACCTGCTGGAGCGATGCGGATTGCCTGCCCACCGAATCCTGCCAAACGACCTTGATTTCCGGTTTCCCCTCGGGCCTGGGAATCTGCGCTTCAAACTCCGCGCCGGCTTTCCAACCGCAACCCAATTGCGACGCCAATCACGTCGGCGATCCCTGCGGTGGCTACTTCAACGCCGGATATCCCAATGCCCAGGATTATGTCTGCAAGCAAGTGACCTATAACTCGGTCGCCAACTACGTGTGCGTGCCGCAATTCGAACCGCCTGTCAACGGACTCGGCACAGCCCAGACCCCCACTGGAGGTGGCACCACCCTATATACGGGCACAGCTTGTCCGATTAATCCCGAATGGCTGAGTGCGGCCACCACCGCCGGCAATGGCACGCCTTGGTACGAGGACTTCGCCAGCGCATGTCCCCATCAATACGGCTGGACCTACGACGACCATGCCGGAGACATTGGTTGCACGCCGGGTGGCAGCACACCAACCAGCATGACGGTCACGTTCGGTCCCCCAACCCCCTGACAGAATGCCGACTTGGCAGGCTGCGGAAAAAGTCTCCGCAGCCTGCTCCCCTTCTCTTATCTCCCCCTCAATGTCCTCGTGCGGCCTGACAGTCGCCACGTGCTGGTTGACTCGGGCCGACAAGATGTCGTCGGGAACCTGACAGATCCGTGGCACAGAGTCTTCCGTGATGTTGAGAAGACATCGCCGGTTCTTACCTCTACGTTCTGCAGTTCCTCGCCGCGGGCGTCGTCGACGAAAGCTAATCCCCTCGCGCGAAAGCCATCGTTGTAGATGTTCTGGCTCATGATAAGCGAGATCCCTTGCGATACATATACATCGGCACCGCCACGAGGCGTGGCCTCGCTGCCGATCTCCTCGCATGCATCGCCCAGCTGTTCGCCTTGAACTCCTCGCCAGCAAGCGCGACGTTCCGTGTCAGTCGCTGCTCAACATGTTTGTGGCCGACCGGCTCGCTGCGGAGCTTCAGAAGTTGGAAACCAATTAATCGTTCAAGCGGAAGGCTGGCGAACGCAAGCGCCCACTGGCGAGTTAACAGTCACGCGGCGTCGGCGCAGAGCAGTTCCGCCTGTTCGATTACGGTCTGGGTCGCTTTGTCCTGCTTGTCCGGCGGGTAGCCATACTTGCGCAGTATGCGTTTGACCATCACCCGGAGCTTGGCGCGGATCGACTCTCTGATCGTCCAATCGATCGAAGTGTTGCGGCGCACGGTGTCGGCCAGCTCGCGCGCAATCTGCTTTAGCGTTTCGTCGCCCAGCACCTTGACCGCGCTGTCGTTCACTTCGAGCGCCTCGTAGAAAGCCGCTTCGTCCTCGCTAAGCCCGAGATTCTCGCCGCGCCGCTGCGCCTCGCGCATCTCCTTGGCAAGCGCGATCAGCTCCTCGATTACCCGCGCCGTCTCGATCAGCCGGTTCTGATATTTGCGGATTGCCTGGTCGAGCAGTTCTGCGAAGGAACGCGCCTGAACGACGCTCTTACGCTGCCGCGTCTTGATTTCGTCCCTGAGAAGGCGCGCGAGCAGTTCGACCGCGACGTTGCGTTGCGGCAGCCCTCGCACCTCCTCCAGAAAGCGGTCCGAGAGTATCGACAGATCCGGCTTCTTCAGGCCCGCGGCCGAATAGATATCGATAACCTGGTCCGACGCGACCGCGCGCGAAACAAGCTGGCGTATCGCGTGCTCAATCTCATCCGGCGGCTTGCCGCTGCCGCTTGAAAGTTTCACCAGCCCGGCGCGCACCGCCTGGAAGAAACCGACGTCATCGCGAATGCGCAGGGCTTCATCGCTTGGGACCGCCAAGGCGAAGGCTTTCGAAAGTTGCGTCACGGCATCCAGGAAGCGGCTCTTTCCGCCGTCCTGCGCGAGGATATGCTCCTGCGCGGCAGGGAGCAGGCCGAGCCGCTGGGCTGGCGTGCCCGACTTCCAGAGCGACCAATCGAAGCCGTGAAAGAGGCCGCAGCAGACCTCGTACTTTTCAAGCATCGCGGCCACCGCTCGGCGCTGGTCGATTGCGGCGTCGCCTTTGCCGCCGCTCTCGGTGTAAGTCGCCAATGCGCGCTTCAGTTGGTCGGCGAGCCCGAGATAATCGACGATCAGGCCGCCTGGCTTGTCCCTGAAGACTCGATTCACCCGTGCGATCGCTTGCATCAGACCATGCCCGCGCATCGGCTTGTCAACGTACATCGTATGCAGCGGCCCGGCGTCGAACCCCGTGAGCCACATGTCTCGCACGATTACGATTTTCAGCGGGT comes from the Candidatus Binataceae bacterium genome and includes:
- a CDS encoding alpha/beta hydrolase, yielding MPTVELLRVPTTSKPEHESFSDFLGLYPRVHVALHLPAGKRPRTVVIGLHPTAASLLHPTLRAMVDRGFAAIGMAHRFYGNDSRLFMEELLLDLGGAVRFARQRGFENVVLIGSSGGGSVVTTYQSQAESPTITSTPAGDPPDLTREELPSADGIILVAAHPGRPRVLTDSLDPSVVDESDPHATDSSLDMYDPRNGPPYSPEFIARYRAAQEERNHRITRWCWAKLAELKQLGDGGEDLQFPVYRTNADLCFLDPAVDPSERTTGTSASTYRGDLRTVNRNAYGGMARCSTYRSWLSQWSLSASNADGYHHASRISKPFFIVNFGADEGVFPRYSKGYYEAVSHSDKELVTVAGAHHFVHTQPEVHNQAMDLLANWMRRKGF
- a CDS encoding thaumatin family protein, which gives rise to MLNCTSGAQGNTFCQGTGGLNNPNAICVSEAGQSFCAYPSGTVCKTGDCGFGLYQCQGQWNGSPYGVTGDAPASLFEATIVSNSSVNFDVSLVSGYNTAIKAVPSAASCYAPQCNSDLNSACPTNLQVTEAPSARPGPIPCGSGTFCQSGACVNNQCVIGCNDPGDQCAASNPPAGLQCNTVVPSGDGSTYFDMYEAANKSGKVSGPIGAAMSSGNQGTPTCWSDADCLPTESCQTTLISGFPSGLGICASNSAPAFQPQPNCDANHVGDPCGGYFNAGYPNAQDYVCKQVTYNSVANYVCVPQFEPPVNGLGTAQTPTGGGTTLYTGTACPINPEWLSAATTAGNGTPWYEDFASACPHQYGWTYDDHAGDIGCTPGGSTPTSMTVTFGPPTP
- the rsfS gene encoding ribosome silencing factor, whose translation is MTSLQKTLNIVDAALQKKAYGLVVLQAEHLNSIADYFVIATGRSDIQVQAIAEGIDQRLDGDGEHPLGVEGLAHGYWVVMDYDDVVVHIFYEPVRDLYRLETNWTDARQVPLPEPFSSLARQLSVSA